CGAAGTGGGCTGGGCCTCCGCCCGTACGCTGCTCTCCTTCCTCGCCGTCGCGATCCTGCTCGCCGCGTTCGTGGTGATCGAGCAGCGCAGCAGCCATCCGCTGATCCGACTCGGCGTACTGCGCTCCGGCACCCAGGTCAGGGCCCAGCTGGGCGCGGCCGCGTTCTTCGGTTCGTACGTGGGCTTCCAGTTCATCGCCACGCAGTATCTGCAGACGGTCCTGGGCTGGTCCGCGCTGCAGACCGCGCTGGCCTTCCTCCCGGCGGGCGCGCTGGTGGCGCTGTCCTCCACGAAGGTCGGCGCGGTGGTCGACCGCTTCGGTACGCCACGGCTCATCGCGGCGGGCTTCACCTTCATGGTGGTGGGCTACGCGCTGTTCCTGCGCACCAGCCTCGACCCGAGCTACGCGGCGGTCATCCTGCCGACCATGCTGCTGATCGGCGCGGCCTGTGCGCTGACCTTCCCGTCGCTCAACATCCAGGCCACCAACGGCGTGGACGACCACGAGCAGGGCATGGTCTCGGGCCTGCTGAACACCTCGGTCCAGGTCGGCGGGGCCATCTTCCTGGCCGTCGTCACCGCCGTCATCACCTCCGACGGCAGCGCCTCCGGCTCCCCGCAGGCACTGCTCGACAGCTACCGTCCGGGTCTGGTCGTGGTGACGGTGGTCGCGCTCGCCGGACTGCTGATCACGCTGACCGGGCTGCGTACGCGGCGACCGCAGCAGCACACGGTGCTGATCGCCAAATCCGAGCCCGTCCATGAGGAGAGCACGGAGCGCGTGGCCGTACGCGACTGACCGCACGCCCCATACGAACCGGTCTGCGGCCGACGGGTGTTCCTTGCCCGTCGGCCGCACAGCTGTGAGACTTTCCCGTATGGGGAACCGAAATCAGGCCGAGCGGGACGCGATGACCGTGGAGATCGGCTACGCACTGCTCAGCGCGGCCTTCGTCGCCGGGGCCACCCTGCTGGGCATCCTCGGCCCTGCCGTCCACTTCCTCGAACCGGACGGCATCGCGCGGCAGGTCATGACCGTCACAGCCGTCTGCGCCGCGGCGCTCGTCTTCGTCGTGCGTGTCGTGTACGTCCTGTGGCGCTACCGGGGCCGCCCCGCGCCTCAGCCGATCCAGCCCGGGCGCACCAGGCCCGACTCGTAGGCGCGCACGACCAGTTGGGCCCGGTCGCGGGCACCGAGCTTGACCATCGCCCGGCTCACATGGGTCTTGGCCGTGAGCGGGCTGACCACCAGACGCCGGGCGATCTCCTCATTGGTGAGGCCGATGCCGACCAGCGCCATCACCTCCCGCTCGCGGTCGGTGAGTTCACCGAGGCCGTCCGCCGCCGCGGGCTCCTTGGAGCGGGCCGCGAACTCGGAGATCAGCCTGCGGGTCACGCCGGGCGAGAGCAGTGCGTCGCCCTCGACCACCGCACGCACCGCACGGATCAGCTCCTCCGGTTCGGTGTCCTTGACCAGGAATCCCGAGGCGCCTGCGCGGATCGCCTCGAAGACGTACTCGTCGAGCTCGAAGGTGGTGAGCATGACCACCTTCACCCCGTCGAGCTTCTCGTCGCCCGTGATCCGGCGGGTGGCGGCGAGACCGTCGAGCACCGGCATGCGGATGTCCATCAGCACGACGTCGGGGCGGAGTTCGGTGACGAGACGCACGGCCTCGTCGCCGTCGGCGGCCTCCCCGATCACCTCGATGTCGGCCTGCGCGCCGAGGAGCGCCCGGAATCCGGCACGGACCAGGGACTGGTCGTCGGCCAGCAGTACACGGATCACAGCGACTCCTTCGACGCGGCGGCCAGCGGGATGACGGCCTCGACCCGGAAACCGCCGTCCGGGCGCGTGCCCGCCTCGATCGTGCCACCGAGAGCGGCGGCCCGCTCCCGCATTCCGATCAGTCCGTTTCCGCTGCCTCCCGCATCCCCGCCGGTGGACGGGCCCTTGTCGTCGATACGGAGCCCGAGGCGGCCCGGGGCGTAGTCGAGTCTGACGTGCGCGGTACGCGAACCGGAGTGGCGGACCACATTGGTCAGGGCCTCCTGCACGATCCGGAAGGCGGCGAGATCGGCACCGGGCGGGAGCTGCGTCACGGTGCCGGCCCGCTCGACCTCCACGGTCAGCCCGGCGCCCGAGGCCTGCTCGACGAGTTCGGGGAGCCGGTCGAGTCCGGGGGCGGGTGCCCGGGGAGCCTCACCGGGGGCGCGCAGGGTGTCGAGGACCTGGCGGACCTCCCCGAGCGCCTCCTTGCTGGCGGCCTTGATGGTGGTGAGGGCGGACCTCGCCTGCTCGGGGTCTGCGTCGAGCAGGGCAAGTCCCATACCGGCCTGGACGTTGATGACCGAGATGGAGTGGGCGAGGACGTCGTGGAGTTCACGGGCGATGCGCAGCCGCTCCTCGTCGGCGCGGCGCTTTTCGGCGGCTGCGCGCTCGGCGCGGGCGTGGGCCCACTGTTCGCGCCGTACGCGGGCGAGTTCGGAGGCCGCGACGATGGCGACCACCCAGGCGAGCACCACCAACTCCTGACCCCAGGGCGGGGAGGTGTCGCCGGTGGGCGGCAGCCAGCGGTAGAGCCAGTGGGCGACCAGCAGATGTCCGGCCCAGAGCATGCCGACGGCCGACCAGGCGGCGCGGCGGTGCCCGGCGACGATCGCGGCGAAGCAGCCGACGGCGACGGTGAGGAAGACCGGGCCGTAGGCGTAACCGGCGCCGAGGTAGATCATCGCGGTGCCGGCCGTACCGAAGGCCACCAGGACGGGGTGGCGGTGGCGGACGAGGAGCAGGGCCGTGCCGGCGAACAGCAGCAGCCGCGCGAAGACGTCCAGCGGTGAACGGTCGGCCGCCTGACTGTGCGAGGCGAACGTCGAGCCCGCCTGCACGAAGAGGGTGAGCGCCAGGGTGGACACCCAGGGCAGCCGGTCGTGGGAGTCCCGGGCCCACGGCGGCTGCCAACGCGGCGGTCCGCCCCAGGTGTGTGCTCGCTGCTCTTCCATGTCCGTAACGCTAGACCGGTGGGGCGGCCGGGGCGTCAGCCCGGCGTGGTGATCAGTCCTACTCCCCGCGGAGTAGGCCCACGGTCTGGGCGAGTCCCTCGGCGGCCTGCGCGAAGAAGGCGTCGCGGTCCTCGACGACCCGGTTGAACTGACCGAAGACCTCGAAGGAGACGAGCCCGAAGAGCTGCGCCCATACCGTGGCCATGGCAAGGGCGGCGGCGGGCGGAAGGTCGGGGGCGATGTCGGCGGCGAGCCGCTCGGCCTCCGGGCGTACGGCGTCGGGCAGCGGCGCGAGGGCGAGGCCTTCGGCGCGGTGGGCGTCGCGGACGACGGAGATGAGGGCGAGGGCGACCCGGCCGGCGGGGACCACGGTGTCCTGGGGGGCGGTGTAGCCGGGGACGGGCGAGCCGTAGATCAGGGCGTACTCGTGGGGGTGGGCCAGCGCCCAGGTCCGGACCGCCGTGCAGACGGCCGACCACTGGGAGCGGTGGCCGGAGCGCGACGCTTTCGCCAGTGCGGTCTCGGCGGCTTCGCCCACGGCGTCGTACGCGTCGACGATGAGCGCGGTCAGCAGTTCGTCGCGGCTGGGGAAGTAGCGGTAGAGCGCGGAGGAGACCATGCCCAGTTCACGGGCGACCGCGCGCAGCGAGAGTTTCGCGGCGCCCTCGGCGGCCAGCTGACTGCGCGCCTCGTCCTTGATGGCTGCGGTCACTTCGATACGGGCGCGGGCGCGGGCTCCTCGAATGGTGCTCATGGAACACAGTCTGCCAGATTTCAGAGCACTGCCCAATAACGAGAGCAGTGCTCTTGCTTTGGAGCACCGATCGGGTGCAGACTGCTCTCAAGCGAGAGCAGTGCTCACAAAACAGGGAGTGGTCATGTCCGCACACGTTCGGAAGCCCGGCTGGTTCACGATCAACGTCCTCAACCGGACCGTCACCTGGATGACACGGCGCGGCCTCAGCGTCTGGGGATCGCGGGTGCTGGCCGTGCGCGGCCGCAAGAGCGGTGAGTGGCGGCGTACGCCGGTCAACCTGCTCACCCTGGACGGTCAGCAGTACCTGGTCGCACCCCGCGGCCACGTCCAGTGGACCCACAACATGCGCGCAGCGGGCGGCGGCGAACTCCACCTCGGCAAGAAGGCGGACACCTTCACCGCCGTCGAGGTCGGCGACGACGACAAGCCCGACATCCTGCGCGCCTACCTCAAGCGCTGGAAGGCGGAGGTCGGGATCTTCTTCAACGGCGTCGGCCCCGACTCCACCGCCGAGGAACTGCGCCGCATCGCCCCCGACCACCCCGTCTTCCGCATCACCGTGCAGAGCTGACTAGTCGCGGTCCAACGCCGACAGGGCGCGCTGCGCCAGCGGATGAGTCCGCACCAGCTCACCCAGCGACGTCGCACCACGGGTGATGTCGGCGAACGCGTTCCATGCGGGCCGCAGACTTGTGATCGCCAGGTGCAGCAGCATCGGACGGCGCTCGAAGGCCGCCAGCATCCGCCGCCCCACCGCCATCTCCACACCGAGCCCGGCCTTGATGGCGAAGGCGTAGTTCAGCGCCTGGCGCCGGGCGTCGACCGCGTCGTGCGACTCGGCGACCTTCACCGCCCACTCCCCCGCGAGCCGGCCCGAACGCAGGGCGAAGGAGATCCCCTCCCGCGTCCACGGCTCCAGCAGCCCGGCAGCGTCCCCGCACACCAGCACCCGGCCGCGTGACAGCGGCGAGTCGTCGCTGCGGCACCGCGTGAGATGTCCGGAGGAGACGGCGGGCTCGAACCCGGCGAGCCCGAGGCGTGCGACGAAGTCCTCCATGTACCGCTTGGTGGCGGCGCCTTCGCCGCGCGCGGAGATCACACCGACGGTCAGGGTGTCGCCCTTGGGGAACACCCACCCGTAACTCCCGGGAATGGGACCCCAGTCGATGAGCACCCGCCCCGCCCAGTCCTCGGCGACGGTCGCCGGCACCGGGATCTCCGCCTCCAGACCGAGGTCCACCTGGTCGAGCTTCACCCCGACATGCGCCCCTATGCGGCTGGCACTGCCGTCGGCTCCGACAACGGCCCTGGCCAGTACGGTCTCGCCGTCGGAGAGCACCACGGCGACGGTCCGCCGGTCCGGTACGGACGAGCCGTGCTGCTCGACCCTCGACACCGTGGCCCCGGTGCGCAGTTCGGCGCCGGCCTTCTGCGCCGCCTCTACCAGACCCTGGTCGAACTCGGGCCGGTTGATCAGCCCGAAGAGCATCTGCTTCGACCGGCGGGTGCGCGTCAGCTTTCCGTTCATGGAGAAGGTGACGGCGTGCACCCGGTCCCGCAACGGCAGTTCGAAGCCGGGCGGCAGGGAGTCGCGCGAGGGGCCGATGATTCCACCGCCGCACGTCTTGTAGCGCGGCAGTTCGGCCTTCTCCAAGAGGAGCACCCGCCGTCCCGCGACTGCCGCCGCATGGGCGGCCGAGGCCCCCGCGGGCCCTGCGCCGACCACGACGACGTCCCAGACGGACAGGTCGTTCTCCGTGCCCGCGTCTGCGTTCTCGCTGCTCACGATGTGCTGCTGCTCCTGATCCGACCAGTGGCCCGTGCTGTCGACGGCATCCTACGGCGCGGTGTCGCTCGATCCCGCTGTGGGAGGATCGATCTCACCTTCGTCGTACAAACACGTACACGTAATCCAACGTCGCACCCACGAGGAGCGTGCCCATGACCGCGAATCCGATTGCCGAGACCATTGCCTCGCTGATGCCCCGCGCCCAGGCGGAGCTCGCCGAGCTGGTGGCGTTCCAGTCGGTGGCGGACGTGGCCGTGGCCCCGAAGAGCGAGTGCGAGGCCGCCGCGAACTGGGTGGCGGACGCCCTGCGCACCGAGGGTTTCCAGGACGTCGCCCTCCTCGACACCCCGGACGGCACCCAGTCGGTGTACGGCTTCCTGCCCGGCCCCGAAGGCGCGCCGACCGTACTTCTCTACGCCCACTACGACGTACAGCCGATGCTCGACGAGGCCGCCTGGATCTCCCCGCCCTTCGAGCTGACCGAGCGCAACGGCCGCTGGTACGGGCGCGGTGCCGCCGACTGCAAGGGCGGCGTGATCATGCACCTGCTCGCGCTGCGCGCCCTCAAGGCCAACGGCGGCATCCCGGTCTCCGTGAAGGTGATCGTGGAGGGCTCGGAGGAGCAGGGCACCGGCGGTCTCGAGCGGTACGCGGAGGCGCACCCCGAGCTCCTGGCAGCCGACTCCATCGTGATCGGCGACGCGGGCAACTTCCGCGTCGGTCTGCCCACCGTCACGGCGACGCTGCGCGGCATGACGATGATCCGGGTCACCCTGGACACCCTCGAAGGCAATCTGCACTCGGGCCAGTTCGGCGGCGCGGCCCCCGACGCGCTGGCCGCGCTCATCCGCGTACTGGACTCGCTGCGCGCGGAGGACGGTTCCACGGTCGTCGACGGTCTGGCCGCGGACGCGGACTGGGACGGCCTGGCGTACCCGGAGGCCGACTTCCGCAAGGACGCGAAGGTCCTCGACGGGGTGCACCTGATCGGCAACGGCACGGTGGCGGACCGCATTTGGGCCCGTCCCGCCGTCACCGTGATCGGCATCGACTGCTCGCCGGTGGCCGGCGCCACGCCGTCCGTCCCGGCCAGCGCGCGCGCCCAGATCAGCCTGCGGGTGCCGCCCGGCCAGGACGCCGCGGAGGCCACGAAGCTACTGTTCGCGCACATCGAGAAGCACACCCCGTGGGGTGCGCGGGTCTCCTTCGAGCAGGTCGGCCAGGGCCAGGCCTTCCAGGCGGACACCTCCAGCCCGGCGTACACCTCGATGGCCGAGGCCATGCGGATCGCCTACCCCGGCCAGGAGATGCAGTCCTCGGGCATGGGCGGCTCCATCCCGCTCTGCAACACCCTCGCCGCGCTCTACCCGGAGTCGGAGATCCTGCTGATCGGCCTCAGCGAGCCGGAGGCACAGATCCACGCGGTGAACGAGAGCGTCTCGCCGGAGGAGCTGGAGCGCCTCTCGGTCGCCGAGGCCTACTTCCTCGTCAACTACGCGCAGTCCAAGCTGGGTTAAGCGGTCAGCGAAGATCCGTGCGGCGGGCGGACGCAGCTCGTTACGTTCGCCGCATGGACCTCGTCGAAGTTCTCCCCCGCCTCCATCTCCTCCGCTTCCCCATCGGCCAGGCCTACCTCTGGCGCGACGGCGAGGAGCTGACGCTGGTCGACGCGGGCCACGCGGACGGCGCGCCCGCGATCGAGGACGCGATACGGAGCCTGGGCCTCGACCCGCACCGCCTCCGCCGGATCGTCCTCACCCACTGCCACCGCGACCACGTCGGCGCGGCGGGAGAACTCGCCGGCCGGTACGGCGCCGAGATCCTCGCTCACCGCCTGGACGCCCCCGTCGTCCGCGGCGATGCGCCCGTCCCCGAACCCGTGCTGCTCGACTGGGAGATCCCGCTGTACGAGCACGGGCTGACCGTGCCGGTCGCCCCGCCCACCCGGGTGGACCGGGAACTGGAGGAC
The sequence above is drawn from the Streptomyces sp. NBC_01465 genome and encodes:
- a CDS encoding response regulator transcription factor, with amino-acid sequence MIRVLLADDQSLVRAGFRALLGAQADIEVIGEAADGDEAVRLVTELRPDVVLMDIRMPVLDGLAATRRITGDEKLDGVKVVMLTTFELDEYVFEAIRAGASGFLVKDTEPEELIRAVRAVVEGDALLSPGVTRRLISEFAARSKEPAAADGLGELTDREREVMALVGIGLTNEEIARRLVVSPLTAKTHVSRAMVKLGARDRAQLVVRAYESGLVRPGWIG
- a CDS encoding dipeptidase, giving the protein MTANPIAETIASLMPRAQAELAELVAFQSVADVAVAPKSECEAAANWVADALRTEGFQDVALLDTPDGTQSVYGFLPGPEGAPTVLLYAHYDVQPMLDEAAWISPPFELTERNGRWYGRGAADCKGGVIMHLLALRALKANGGIPVSVKVIVEGSEEQGTGGLERYAEAHPELLAADSIVIGDAGNFRVGLPTVTATLRGMTMIRVTLDTLEGNLHSGQFGGAAPDALAALIRVLDSLRAEDGSTVVDGLAADADWDGLAYPEADFRKDAKVLDGVHLIGNGTVADRIWARPAVTVIGIDCSPVAGATPSVPASARAQISLRVPPGQDAAEATKLLFAHIEKHTPWGARVSFEQVGQGQAFQADTSSPAYTSMAEAMRIAYPGQEMQSSGMGGSIPLCNTLAALYPESEILLIGLSEPEAQIHAVNESVSPEELERLSVAEAYFLVNYAQSKLG
- a CDS encoding DUF6332 family protein; the encoded protein is MGNRNQAERDAMTVEIGYALLSAAFVAGATLLGILGPAVHFLEPDGIARQVMTVTAVCAAALVFVVRVVYVLWRYRGRPAPQPIQPGRTRPDS
- a CDS encoding MFS transporter, with product MTSPLNVPATQERWSPRLWGTLLVLCAAMFLDALDVSMVGVALPSIASDLNLTTSTLQWIVSGYILGYGGLLLLGGRAADLLGRRQVFLIALAVFALASLLGGFVDSGPLLIASRFIKGLSAAFTAPAGLSIITTTFKEGPQRNRALSIYTTCAATGFSMGLVLSGLLTEVSWRSTMLLPAPIALIALVFGAKLIPRSERDRTHRGYDLPGAVTGTVSMLLLVFTVVQASEVGWASARTLLSFLAVAILLAAFVVIEQRSSHPLIRLGVLRSGTQVRAQLGAAAFFGSYVGFQFIATQYLQTVLGWSALQTALAFLPAGALVALSSTKVGAVVDRFGTPRLIAAGFTFMVVGYALFLRTSLDPSYAAVILPTMLLIGAACALTFPSLNIQATNGVDDHEQGMVSGLLNTSVQVGGAIFLAVVTAVITSDGSASGSPQALLDSYRPGLVVVTVVALAGLLITLTGLRTRRPQQHTVLIAKSEPVHEESTERVAVRD
- a CDS encoding TetR/AcrR family transcriptional regulator: MSTIRGARARARIEVTAAIKDEARSQLAAEGAAKLSLRAVARELGMVSSALYRYFPSRDELLTALIVDAYDAVGEAAETALAKASRSGHRSQWSAVCTAVRTWALAHPHEYALIYGSPVPGYTAPQDTVVPAGRVALALISVVRDAHRAEGLALAPLPDAVRPEAERLAADIAPDLPPAAALAMATVWAQLFGLVSFEVFGQFNRVVEDRDAFFAQAAEGLAQTVGLLRGE
- a CDS encoding geranylgeranyl reductase family protein, whose product is MSSENADAGTENDLSVWDVVVVGAGPAGASAAHAAAVAGRRVLLLEKAELPRYKTCGGGIIGPSRDSLPPGFELPLRDRVHAVTFSMNGKLTRTRRSKQMLFGLINRPEFDQGLVEAAQKAGAELRTGATVSRVEQHGSSVPDRRTVAVVLSDGETVLARAVVGADGSASRIGAHVGVKLDQVDLGLEAEIPVPATVAEDWAGRVLIDWGPIPGSYGWVFPKGDTLTVGVISARGEGAATKRYMEDFVARLGLAGFEPAVSSGHLTRCRSDDSPLSRGRVLVCGDAAGLLEPWTREGISFALRSGRLAGEWAVKVAESHDAVDARRQALNYAFAIKAGLGVEMAVGRRMLAAFERRPMLLHLAITSLRPAWNAFADITRGATSLGELVRTHPLAQRALSALDRD
- a CDS encoding sensor histidine kinase: MEEQRAHTWGGPPRWQPPWARDSHDRLPWVSTLALTLFVQAGSTFASHSQAADRSPLDVFARLLLFAGTALLLVRHRHPVLVAFGTAGTAMIYLGAGYAYGPVFLTVAVGCFAAIVAGHRRAAWSAVGMLWAGHLLVAHWLYRWLPPTGDTSPPWGQELVVLAWVVAIVAASELARVRREQWAHARAERAAAEKRRADEERLRIARELHDVLAHSISVINVQAGMGLALLDADPEQARSALTTIKAASKEALGEVRQVLDTLRAPGEAPRAPAPGLDRLPELVEQASGAGLTVEVERAGTVTQLPPGADLAAFRIVQEALTNVVRHSGSRTAHVRLDYAPGRLGLRIDDKGPSTGGDAGGSGNGLIGMRERAAALGGTIEAGTRPDGGFRVEAVIPLAAASKESL
- a CDS encoding MBL fold metallo-hydrolase; its protein translation is MDLVEVLPRLHLLRFPIGQAYLWRDGEELTLVDAGHADGAPAIEDAIRSLGLDPHRLRRIVLTHCHRDHVGAAGELAGRYGAEILAHRLDAPVVRGDAPVPEPVLLDWEIPLYEHGLTVPVAPPTRVDRELEDGDDLGFGDGARVVHAPGHTDGSIAVHLPHHGVLFTGDAIAAVGQVMLGVFNTDRPRALASYRRLAALAPATVCFGHGDPMTEDAAKVLRASADRDAGLEVDHG
- a CDS encoding nitroreductase family deazaflavin-dependent oxidoreductase, translating into MSAHVRKPGWFTINVLNRTVTWMTRRGLSVWGSRVLAVRGRKSGEWRRTPVNLLTLDGQQYLVAPRGHVQWTHNMRAAGGGELHLGKKADTFTAVEVGDDDKPDILRAYLKRWKAEVGIFFNGVGPDSTAEELRRIAPDHPVFRITVQS